One window of the Sulfurihydrogenibium subterraneum DSM 15120 genome contains the following:
- a CDS encoding ExbD/TolR family protein — protein MKITDENDREISEINMIPLVDIVLVILIIFMATATFMVEGKIPLDLPKAKTGEPSKQLQKRIEITIKKDGVYFQDQKVDLDKLKSILETEKQNVENPVVALRAEKDVPFQDVISVIDVCRQVGLEKYVIETKKE, from the coding sequence ATGAAGATTACTGACGAGAATGACAGAGAAATATCAGAAATAAATATGATTCCTCTTGTTGATATAGTCCTTGTTATACTTATTATATTTATGGCTACTGCTACCTTTATGGTTGAAGGTAAAATACCCCTTGACCTTCCAAAAGCAAAAACAGGGGAACCTTCAAAACAACTCCAAAAAAGAATAGAGATAACTATTAAAAAAGATGGAGTTTACTTCCAAGACCAAAAAGTAGATTTAGATAAACTAAAGTCCATTCTTGAAACAGAAAAACAGAATGTAGAAAATCCAGTTGTTGCTCTAAGGGCTGAAAAAGATGTGCCTTTTCAAGATGTTATAAGTGTTATTGACGTTTGTAGGCAGGTAGGATTAGAAAAGTATGTAATTGAAACAAAAAAAGAGTAA
- a CDS encoding 4Fe-4S binding protein yields MQEVKITLIEKQHSNNILSMPIIGTALTNPKILNGIRIFLLIIFLYAIIYGYVNPTKENLFTTGLFWGLFWPFFMVITLPTVGRFFCTVCPHGFLVRFFTNIGLKKNLPKSLKNPLIGLFLLIISYWVVIYTFPTVFNKPLPTALLFTFFTILAIVISFIFSNGVHCKYFCPIGSICTSFNRVGFTWLSTNQEACSSCKKPECTIACPYKLNPSKFNEKASMDTCTLCMECAYACNEVKWDIRKWGYSLYQKIKKPQSYEVWTYILIIGVITITMKYHHGLSRTGLADSLPWNIIGKKLNEVFNFPHFVDVSGFIALIMGILSALIFAIGGFKLASKILNVDYKNFFNSIGYAFAPIMIVGGLSHALSFFFAEYYHQFLNGISQGFHLGFTVEPLASRKDAWLRVFTIFTYIAGFWSMYLVYHRMKLENYHLHPKFKLALIFAMALPIFYVLLSIFQQYAFMAYPPTFTHHHH; encoded by the coding sequence ATGCAAGAGGTTAAAATAACTTTAATAGAAAAACAACATTCTAATAACATTCTATCTATGCCCATCATAGGCACTGCTTTAACAAACCCTAAAATCTTAAACGGTATAAGAATTTTTTTACTGATTATCTTCCTTTACGCTATAATCTATGGTTATGTCAACCCTACTAAAGAAAATTTATTTACTACAGGACTGTTTTGGGGATTGTTTTGGCCTTTCTTTATGGTTATAACCTTACCTACGGTTGGAAGATTTTTCTGCACAGTCTGTCCTCACGGCTTTTTAGTAAGATTTTTTACAAATATAGGATTAAAAAAGAATCTGCCTAAAAGTTTAAAAAATCCTTTAATAGGCTTATTTTTACTTATAATATCCTACTGGGTAGTAATTTACACGTTTCCAACAGTTTTTAACAAACCTTTACCTACAGCTCTTTTGTTTACATTTTTCACTATATTAGCAATTGTAATATCTTTTATTTTCTCTAATGGAGTGCATTGCAAGTACTTTTGTCCTATAGGTTCTATATGTACCAGTTTTAATAGAGTAGGTTTTACTTGGTTGTCAACAAATCAAGAAGCTTGCAGTAGCTGTAAAAAACCCGAATGTACAATAGCTTGCCCTTATAAGCTAAATCCATCAAAGTTCAACGAAAAAGCTTCTATGGACACATGTACTTTATGTATGGAATGTGCTTACGCTTGTAATGAGGTTAAGTGGGATATTAGAAAATGGGGATACTCTCTTTATCAAAAGATAAAAAAACCTCAAAGCTACGAAGTTTGGACTTACATACTGATTATAGGAGTTATTACTATAACTATGAAGTATCATCACGGACTTTCAAGAACTGGACTTGCTGATTCACTTCCTTGGAATATTATTGGAAAAAAGTTAAATGAAGTTTTTAACTTTCCACATTTTGTTGATGTTAGTGGTTTTATTGCACTTATAATGGGAATTTTATCTGCCTTAATTTTTGCGATTGGAGGATTTAAATTAGCATCAAAGATTCTAAATGTTGATTATAAAAACTTTTTCAACAGTATTGGTTATGCTTTTGCTCCTATAATGATAGTAGGAGGCTTATCTCATGCCTTATCATTTTTCTTTGCTGAATACTATCATCAATTTTTAAACGGCATTTCTCAAGGTTTTCATCTTGGTTTTACAGTTGAACCTTTGGCATCAAGAAAAGATGCATGGCTAAGAGTGTTTACAATATTTACCTACATAGCAGGTTTTTGGAGCATGTACCTTGTTTACCACAGAATGAAATTAGAAAATTACCACTTACATCCAAAATTTAAACTTGCTTTGATTTTTGCAATGGCTTTACCTATTTTTTATGTTTTACTTTCAATATTCCAGCAGTATGCGTTTATGGCTTACCCACCCACGTTTACACATCACCACCACTAA
- the ilvN gene encoding acetolactate synthase small subunit, translating into MSEIKVLKERPQPEKKIGRHVITVKVQHNFGVLARITGLFAGRGYNIESLTVGRTHEPNIARITIVVEGDERVIEQIIKQLRKLIETLRVRNITDIPHIERELALIKIHTENDRTRDEIMRLVNIFRAKVVDVSTDTYTVEITGDEDKIEAFISLIKPFGIKEMARTGTLAMVRESATTKVIMGERFD; encoded by the coding sequence ATGAGTGAAATAAAAGTATTAAAAGAAAGGCCACAGCCAGAAAAAAAGATAGGAAGGCACGTAATAACAGTTAAAGTTCAACATAACTTTGGAGTTTTAGCAAGAATTACTGGACTTTTTGCAGGAAGAGGTTATAACATAGAAAGTCTTACAGTAGGAAGAACCCACGAGCCAAACATAGCAAGAATAACAATTGTTGTAGAAGGAGATGAAAGAGTTATAGAGCAAATTATAAAACAGCTTAGAAAATTGATAGAAACACTAAGAGTGAGAAATATAACCGATATCCCTCACATAGAAAGAGAGCTCGCACTTATAAAGATACATACCGAAAACGACAGAACAAGGGACGAGATAATGAGACTGGTAAACATATTTAGGGCAAAGGTTGTAGATGTCTCAACAGATACTTATACAGTAGAGATAACAGGAGACGAAGATAAAATAGAAGCTTTTATAAGTCTTATTAAACCTTTTGGTATTAAAGAAATGGCAAGAACAGGGACTTTAGCGATGGTAAGAGAGTCTGCAACAACTAAAGTTATAATGGGGGAAAGGTTTGATTAA
- the rnhA gene encoding ribonuclease HI, with protein sequence MKKLKIFADGSCLKNPGPGGYCSIITDGEKKAIIKGSEKNSTNNRMELTAVIKALESLKKSPYEIELYTDSNYVVNGINSWLEKWIKNNWKTSSGKPVENQDLWKKLYELLQKHKVKAFWIKGHSGHPENEYCDKIAKQEALKVKDEKK encoded by the coding sequence ATGAAAAAACTTAAAATATTTGCTGATGGGTCTTGTTTAAAAAATCCCGGTCCTGGTGGATACTGTTCCATAATAACAGACGGTGAAAAGAAAGCCATAATAAAAGGCTCAGAAAAAAATTCCACCAACAATCGTATGGAGCTCACAGCTGTAATAAAAGCCCTTGAATCATTAAAAAAATCTCCATACGAGATTGAGCTGTACACAGACTCAAACTACGTAGTTAATGGAATAAACTCTTGGCTTGAAAAATGGATTAAGAATAATTGGAAGACATCTTCAGGAAAACCTGTTGAAAATCAAGATTTGTGGAAAAAATTGTATGAATTACTACAAAAACATAAAGTAAAAGCTTTCTGGATAAAAGGGCACAGCGGACATCCTGAAAATGAATACTGTGATAAAATAGCTAAACAAGAGGCTCTGAAAGTAAAAGATGAAAAAAAGTAA
- a CDS encoding MotA/TolQ/ExbB proton channel family protein — protein sequence MSLTDIILKLALVGGDPVLYILLIMSIITIAIIIERFMAYKVIEQNLDKYDPLELRLQLEKRLGILATFGNNAPFIGLFGTVLGVIKAFHHLGTSSEFGVRVVMTGISEALVATAMGLFVAIPAVIGYNYFVRKMKFLLMMYESKK from the coding sequence ATGAGCTTAACAGATATAATATTGAAACTGGCTCTGGTGGGTGGCGACCCCGTCCTTTACATTCTTTTAATTATGAGTATCATTACGATAGCCATAATCATAGAAAGGTTTATGGCTTACAAAGTAATAGAGCAAAACTTAGACAAGTACGACCCATTGGAGCTGAGACTCCAACTTGAAAAAAGGCTGGGAATACTTGCCACTTTTGGAAACAACGCTCCATTTATAGGACTTTTTGGAACTGTTTTAGGCGTTATAAAAGCATTCCACCACTTAGGAACATCTTCAGAGTTTGGGGTAAGAGTTGTTATGACAGGAATATCAGAAGCTCTGGTTGCCACTGCTATGGGACTGTTTGTAGCAATTCCTGCAGTTATTGGTTATAACTACTTTGTAAGAAAGATGAAGTTTTTACTTATGATGTATGAGAGTAAAAAATGA
- a CDS encoding TonB-dependent receptor family protein yields the protein MKSRLFVATMLSLALISKAEDVFKIDKVQFTATKSEREEKEIPAGTATITKEELKFERGFNLSESLNEVSGVNAETKNGGYDVRLIIRGGGLTAPYGIRQINILLDGVPITDPDGLTRLDFVNPQLIDQIEIVKGPNSTLYGANAIGGVVNFITKPVWEVQGLKLKFGYGDYVTYLANLLYGNSYKGKLFYYVDITRRSTESWREWNEFKSTQASFKIGYIFNHNASVESYFSYTKADLQLPNSLTKQQFETDPTKQYKENVWIHSGRYSEIYFFNTKYQNQLTDSFTIKPLFYVQKWHHYHPVTGVINDGGAKVFGTDFITELKHKLFGINATLISGFQIQYDDYNADKYTYGDVAKDRTGKILYTLSDRKGDLAETNKNKILKYGFYAQETLKPTNKLLIDLGLRWDTVKFNLNQTTYISYDFSSGRYKTSNPPQIFDKTTSFRAWSPRVGISYGISKIVNVYGSFSTGFQTPQWSQLIQNPNLKNAKSYQYEVGFKAVKDDEFSLNTAFFFIDSRDEIIRVIDGQLTTYANAGKIHKKGVEVDGRFKIAKGLYIGGSYTFSDFIYKDYKEVKYNPTLRRNVEYDRSGNRVEYIPKHKYTLYLYYFNPLGFKAKINTNTWGEYYTNPANTGKYKGYEFLTNLYLGYERKNLEIGFSVYNLTDKKYAVEVTEDSRTPYKPGAPRTWFVSASYRF from the coding sequence ATGAAAAGTAGACTCTTTGTAGCCACTATGTTGTCTTTAGCATTGATTTCAAAAGCAGAAGATGTGTTTAAAATTGACAAAGTCCAGTTTACTGCTACTAAATCAGAGAGAGAAGAAAAAGAAATTCCAGCAGGAACCGCTACAATTACAAAGGAGGAGTTAAAGTTTGAAAGAGGTTTTAATCTTTCGGAAAGCCTAAACGAAGTATCTGGAGTAAATGCAGAAACAAAAAATGGTGGTTATGATGTCAGACTTATAATCAGAGGTGGAGGGTTGACAGCTCCCTATGGAATAAGACAGATTAACATTCTTCTTGACGGTGTGCCTATCACAGACCCAGATGGACTGACAAGGCTTGACTTTGTAAACCCTCAACTTATAGACCAAATAGAGATAGTAAAAGGTCCAAACTCTACACTCTACGGAGCTAACGCAATAGGTGGAGTTGTTAACTTTATAACAAAACCTGTATGGGAAGTTCAAGGTTTAAAGTTAAAGTTTGGATACGGAGATTATGTAACATACCTTGCAAACCTTTTATACGGAAACAGCTATAAGGGTAAACTTTTCTACTACGTTGATATTACCAGAAGGTCAACAGAATCTTGGAGAGAGTGGAACGAGTTTAAATCAACCCAAGCATCGTTTAAAATCGGATATATATTTAACCACAACGCATCAGTTGAATCTTACTTTAGCTATACAAAAGCAGATCTTCAACTTCCAAACTCTCTAACAAAACAACAATTTGAGACAGACCCTACAAAACAGTACAAAGAAAACGTATGGATACACTCTGGAAGATACAGCGAAATATACTTTTTCAACACAAAGTATCAAAACCAGCTAACAGACTCATTTACAATAAAACCGTTATTTTATGTCCAAAAATGGCATCATTACCACCCAGTTACAGGCGTAATTAACGACGGTGGAGCTAAAGTTTTTGGAACAGACTTTATAACAGAGCTTAAACACAAACTTTTTGGTATTAATGCTACCTTAATAAGTGGTTTTCAAATTCAGTACGACGATTATAATGCTGATAAATATACTTACGGTGATGTTGCAAAAGATAGAACTGGAAAAATTCTTTACACTTTATCAGACAGGAAAGGAGACTTAGCGGAAACCAATAAAAACAAAATTTTAAAGTATGGATTTTATGCTCAGGAAACTCTTAAACCTACAAACAAACTTTTAATAGATTTAGGGTTAAGATGGGATACGGTTAAATTTAATTTAAACCAGACAACTTACATCTCTTATGACTTTTCTTCAGGCAGATATAAAACTTCAAATCCACCTCAAATTTTTGACAAAACTACAAGTTTTAGGGCTTGGAGTCCAAGAGTTGGTATAAGTTATGGAATTTCTAAGATTGTAAATGTATATGGCTCGTTTTCTACAGGTTTTCAAACACCTCAATGGAGTCAGTTAATACAAAATCCAAACTTAAAAAACGCAAAATCTTATCAGTATGAAGTTGGTTTTAAAGCTGTAAAAGATGATGAGTTTAGTTTAAACACTGCATTCTTTTTCATAGATTCAAGAGATGAAATAATCAGAGTTATTGACGGACAACTTACAACTTACGCAAATGCTGGAAAAATACACAAAAAAGGTGTAGAGGTTGACGGCAGATTTAAAATAGCCAAGGGTCTTTACATAGGTGGGTCTTACACTTTCAGCGATTTTATATACAAAGATTACAAAGAAGTTAAGTATAATCCAACTTTAAGGAGAAACGTTGAATACGACAGAAGTGGGAACAGAGTTGAGTACATTCCAAAACACAAGTACACATTATATCTTTATTACTTTAACCCTTTAGGCTTTAAAGCTAAGATAAATACAAACACATGGGGAGAGTACTACACAAACCCAGCTAATACTGGAAAGTACAAAGGCTATGAGTTTCTAACCAACCTATACCTTGGGTACGAAAGGAAAAACCTTGAGATTGGGTTTAGCGTTTACAACCTAACTGACAAAAAGTATGCTGTAGAAGTCACAGAAGACTCTAGAACGCCTTATAAACCAGGAGCTCCAAGGACTTGGTTTGTAAGTGCAAGTTATAGATTTTAA
- the ilvB gene encoding biosynthetic-type acetolactate synthase large subunit, whose amino-acid sequence MKKKRGADIVVDVLIHEGVDTVFGLPGGAIMEVYDALFDAPFRNILTRHEQAACHMADGYARATGKVGVVIATSGPGATNLVTGLATAYMDSIPLVAITGQVPRHYIGTDAFQEADVIGITRPITKHNFLVTDIKDLPLILRQAFYIARTGRPGPVLVDIPKDITQQVAEYYIPSDEEVKESLPGYNPHVEGNPVQIKKAAELIRKATRPVLYVGGGAILSGAAEEVTKLARLTKIPVTTTNMGKGAFPETDPLSLHMLGMHGTYYANMAVYHSDLLIAVGSRFDDRVTGKISEFAPEAKIIHIDIDPASISKTITVDVPIVGDVKNVLQKLIKELEEKPVEWVAARENWLKQIQEWKEKHPLSYRKSDKIIKPQYVIEEIYNITNGDAIISAGVGQHQMWAAMFYKYSYPRQFLNSGGLGTMGFGFPASVGAKIGRPEKTVFAIEGDGSFIMNIQDLATAVQYRVPVKIAIINNGFLGMVRQWQQFFYDSRYASVCLSVQPDFVKLAESFGAVGLRATKPSEVREVLAKAMEINDRPVLIDFVVDREENVLPMVPAGKSYRDMILTPKQKGEAETMYLVG is encoded by the coding sequence ATGAAAAAGAAAAGAGGAGCAGATATAGTTGTAGATGTATTAATACACGAAGGAGTTGATACTGTATTTGGTCTTCCCGGTGGTGCAATAATGGAAGTTTATGATGCCCTTTTTGACGCACCTTTTAGAAATATTTTAACAAGACATGAGCAGGCAGCTTGTCATATGGCAGATGGTTATGCAAGGGCTACAGGTAAAGTAGGAGTAGTAATTGCAACATCAGGACCAGGAGCTACAAACTTAGTTACAGGACTTGCAACTGCGTATATGGATTCTATTCCATTGGTTGCAATAACAGGTCAAGTTCCAAGACATTACATAGGGACAGATGCATTTCAAGAAGCCGACGTTATTGGGATAACAAGACCTATAACAAAACATAACTTTTTAGTTACAGATATAAAAGACCTACCTCTTATTCTAAGACAAGCTTTCTACATAGCAAGAACCGGAAGACCTGGACCTGTTTTAGTAGACATTCCAAAAGACATTACACAACAGGTTGCAGAATACTACATACCTTCCGATGAAGAAGTAAAAGAGTCTTTACCTGGCTATAATCCTCACGTAGAAGGTAATCCTGTACAGATAAAAAAAGCTGCAGAGTTAATAAGAAAAGCAACAAGACCTGTTTTATACGTTGGTGGTGGAGCTATACTATCAGGTGCTGCAGAAGAAGTAACAAAATTAGCAAGATTAACAAAGATACCGGTTACTACTACAAATATGGGAAAAGGTGCATTTCCGGAGACAGACCCTCTATCTCTACACATGTTAGGTATGCACGGAACGTACTACGCTAATATGGCGGTTTATCACAGTGACTTACTTATAGCAGTCGGGTCAAGATTTGATGATAGAGTCACAGGAAAGATATCAGAGTTTGCACCAGAGGCAAAAATAATCCACATAGATATAGACCCGGCTTCAATAAGTAAGACAATAACAGTAGACGTTCCTATCGTTGGAGATGTAAAAAACGTCCTTCAAAAACTTATAAAAGAGTTAGAAGAAAAACCAGTAGAGTGGGTAGCTGCGAGAGAAAACTGGTTAAAGCAGATACAAGAATGGAAGGAAAAACATCCACTATCCTACAGAAAATCAGATAAAATAATAAAACCACAGTACGTAATAGAAGAGATTTATAACATAACAAACGGAGATGCTATTATATCAGCCGGTGTAGGACAGCATCAGATGTGGGCTGCAATGTTTTATAAATACAGTTATCCAAGACAGTTTTTAAACTCAGGCGGTCTTGGAACTATGGGATTTGGATTTCCTGCATCTGTCGGAGCTAAGATAGGAAGACCAGAAAAAACTGTATTTGCAATAGAAGGTGATGGTTCTTTTATAATGAACATACAAGATTTAGCAACAGCAGTTCAATATAGAGTCCCAGTAAAAATTGCTATAATAAATAACGGATTTTTAGGAATGGTAAGACAGTGGCAACAGTTTTTCTACGATAGTAGGTACGCAAGTGTTTGTTTATCAGTCCAGCCGGATTTTGTAAAATTAGCAGAAAGTTTTGGAGCAGTTGGATTAAGGGCAACTAAACCTTCCGAAGTTAGAGAAGTTTTAGCAAAAGCTATGGAGATAAACGATAGACCTGTCCTAATTGATTTTGTTGTAGATAGAGAAGAAAACGTTTTACCAATGGTTCCAGCAGGAAAAAGCTATAGAGATATGATTTTAACACCTAAACAGAAAGGTGAAGCAGAAACTATGTACTTAGTGGGGTAA
- a CDS encoding Rpn family recombination-promoting nuclease/putative transposase produces the protein MIDIHHPHDSLFKYIFGNVENFKTFLKHFIPDIYKNLDLNSVKLINTEKQAENKKKFFLDLAFECNLNNLDSQIYVVFEHKSYPDKLVPVQIMYYCASVWEQDLREKKDYTPIIPIVFYHGKQKWNIPKNLQEHFKNFPLKNYIIDFNYYLIDLGQIDDNYILKNIHDNLCLMATLYTMKNIFDDIKKLKPLVKELIIAHNQDCVYIILNYTVAITKKPEVIESIILEAGGDKDMMLLTEKWEMEGLKKGLKKGYIKSILNLIKLKFQPKPEEIQTIENKLLSFEDEEKFEEVLKIVATADSFEEIKNKIL, from the coding sequence ATGATAGACATTCACCACCCTCACGACTCTCTGTTTAAGTATATTTTTGGTAATGTAGAAAACTTTAAAACATTCTTAAAACACTTCATTCCTGATATTTATAAAAATTTAGACTTAAACAGTGTAAAACTTATAAACACAGAAAAACAAGCAGAAAATAAAAAAAAGTTTTTCCTTGACCTTGCTTTTGAATGTAATTTAAACAATTTAGACAGCCAAATATATGTAGTATTTGAACATAAATCTTACCCTGATAAATTAGTGCCAGTCCAGATAATGTATTACTGTGCTTCTGTTTGGGAGCAAGATTTAAGAGAAAAAAAAGACTACACTCCTATAATACCAATAGTTTTCTATCACGGTAAACAAAAGTGGAACATTCCCAAAAACCTACAAGAACATTTTAAAAATTTTCCATTAAAAAACTACATAATAGACTTTAACTACTATCTTATAGATTTAGGTCAGATTGATGATAACTACATTTTAAAAAATATCCACGACAACCTTTGCCTAATGGCTACTTTATATACAATGAAAAACATATTTGACGATATAAAAAAACTAAAACCTCTTGTAAAAGAGTTAATAATTGCACACAATCAAGACTGTGTTTATATTATCCTTAACTATACAGTTGCAATTACTAAAAAACCAGAAGTTATAGAAAGTATAATTTTAGAAGCAGGAGGTGATAAAGATATGATGTTATTAACGGAAAAATGGGAGATGGAAGGTTTAAAAAAGGGACTAAAAAAAGGTTATATAAAAAGTATATTAAACTTAATAAAACTAAAGTTTCAACCAAAGCCTGAAGAAATCCAGACAATAGAAAATAAGCTCTTATCTTTTGAAGATGAAGAAAAGTTTGAAGAAGTTTTAAAGATAGTAGCTACAGCTGACAGTTTTGAAGAGATTAAAAACAAAATACTTTGA
- the radA gene encoding DNA repair protein RadA, translated as MKKSKTKTTYVCSECGATFPTWVGRCSVCGSYNSVSEEIVDFKKEKSFITKNIYPKPITDLKTDITLSRIKSGFDNFDTAIGGGFVAGQVILISGEPGIGKSTLLLQISSYLSKDKKVLYVSAEESSYQIYIRAERVRALKENLYILSDTNLENIISAIENLNPDLIVLDSVQTVYSENLESPAGSVSQVKYVSSKITEISKSKGIISLIVGQVNKEGSIAGPKVLEHLVDTVAQFEGEKGYAYRILRVLKNRFGSSGEIAVFNMTDKGMEEVLDPSSFFISQRPQDQAGSVIFPYTEGSKPILVEVQALVSKTFYPVPQRRSQGIDLNKISIITAVMENHLKINLKDKDIFVNVVGGIKIDEPAVDLAVATAIFSAYKNIPIPNDMAVFGEIGLTGEVRSVHFEDIRIRECKSKGLNQILAPTSYKDKDINITNVKNLKEILNIF; from the coding sequence ATGAAAAAAAGTAAAACAAAAACAACTTACGTATGTAGTGAATGTGGTGCAACCTTTCCCACTTGGGTAGGAAGATGCTCTGTTTGTGGGTCTTATAACTCTGTTTCAGAAGAGATAGTAGATTTTAAAAAAGAAAAAAGCTTTATAACTAAAAACATTTATCCAAAACCTATTACAGACCTTAAAACAGATATAACGCTGTCAAGGATAAAATCAGGATTTGATAACTTTGACACTGCCATAGGTGGCGGATTTGTAGCAGGGCAAGTAATTCTAATATCAGGAGAGCCTGGGATTGGAAAGTCCACTTTACTTCTCCAAATCTCTTCTTATCTTTCAAAAGATAAAAAAGTTCTTTACGTATCAGCTGAAGAGTCATCTTATCAGATTTATATAAGAGCTGAAAGAGTGAGAGCGTTAAAAGAAAACCTATACATACTTTCTGACACAAACTTAGAAAATATAATATCAGCTATAGAAAACTTAAACCCTGATTTGATAGTTTTAGATTCCGTTCAAACTGTTTACTCTGAAAATCTTGAATCTCCTGCAGGGTCTGTATCGCAGGTTAAGTATGTAAGCAGTAAAATTACTGAAATCTCAAAGTCAAAAGGTATTATATCTTTAATTGTGGGTCAGGTAAATAAAGAAGGAAGTATAGCCGGACCAAAGGTTTTAGAGCATCTTGTAGATACTGTAGCTCAGTTTGAAGGAGAAAAAGGATACGCTTACAGGATACTAAGAGTTTTAAAAAACAGATTTGGAAGCTCCGGAGAGATTGCAGTTTTCAATATGACAGATAAAGGAATGGAAGAGGTTTTAGACCCATCTTCGTTTTTCATATCCCAAAGACCTCAAGACCAAGCAGGAAGTGTAATATTTCCATACACTGAAGGGTCAAAACCTATACTTGTGGAAGTCCAAGCACTTGTATCAAAAACCTTTTATCCTGTTCCACAAAGAAGAAGTCAAGGTATAGACTTAAATAAAATATCAATCATAACAGCTGTTATGGAAAACCATTTAAAAATAAACTTAAAAGATAAAGATATATTTGTTAACGTTGTAGGGGGTATAAAAATAGATGAACCAGCAGTAGATTTAGCAGTTGCCACCGCTATTTTTTCAGCTTATAAAAATATTCCTATTCCTAATGATATGGCAGTTTTTGGGGAAATAGGACTAACAGGGGAAGTAAGGTCTGTTCATTTTGAGGACATTAGAATAAGAGAGTGTAAAAGCAAGGGTTTAAATCAGATACTTGCCCCAACAAGCTATAAAGATAAGGACATAAATATAACAAATGTAAAAAATCTGAAAGAGATATTAAACATTTTTTAA
- a CDS encoding energy transducer TonB, which yields MEQKERKVLAVSIVLSIAIHLTIFLLLYIFNLPEKKEKEKIITISLENLPPVKEKPSISEEKQTIQPKPQPVKPITPKQEEKIQPKVVEKTPQVEEKPKQETTSQESKPQITQDKTTVKQESSQPPQPQTPPANPQPIDISKGHPDTFKQPEKKEEDINGYLKELIRYLNQQARERDLYPPIAKRLKIEGQVIVRVTINEDGTIDENSIKIVDPSGYNVLDKGAIEILKKLQPYKKPPKRITVEIPIVFQIIYM from the coding sequence ATGGAACAAAAGGAGAGAAAAGTATTAGCAGTATCCATAGTTTTATCTATTGCCATTCACCTTACAATTTTTCTTCTACTTTATATATTTAACCTTCCAGAGAAAAAAGAGAAAGAAAAAATCATAACCATAAGCTTAGAAAACCTTCCACCTGTAAAAGAAAAACCTTCTATCTCAGAAGAGAAACAAACAATTCAGCCAAAACCTCAACCTGTTAAACCAATAACACCAAAACAAGAAGAAAAAATACAGCCTAAAGTAGTAGAAAAAACTCCACAGGTAGAAGAAAAACCAAAACAAGAAACAACCTCACAAGAGTCAAAACCTCAAATAACTCAAGACAAAACAACCGTAAAACAAGAGAGCTCACAACCTCCACAACCTCAAACTCCACCAGCAAACCCACAACCTATAGACATATCAAAAGGACATCCAGACACATTCAAACAACCTGAGAAAAAAGAAGAGGACATAAACGGTTATCTAAAAGAGCTTATCAGATACCTAAACCAGCAAGCAAGGGAAAGAGACTTATACCCTCCTATTGCAAAAAGACTTAAAATAGAAGGACAGGTGATAGTTAGAGTTACGATAAACGAAGACGGAACTATAGATGAAAACTCAATAAAAATAGTAGACCCAAGCGGTTATAATGTTTTAGACAAAGGAGCGATAGAAATATTAAAAAAACTTCAACCTTACAAAAAACCACCTAAAAGAATAACTGTTGAAATTCCTATAGTTTTCCAAATAATATATATGTAA